The Helicobacter kayseriensis genome contains a region encoding:
- a CDS encoding MFS transporter has protein sequence MKLHPSYFSIIPLALSAFCMGVAELSMAGILNNLAQSLQISLTEAGYLTTLYAIGVIVGAPLLTVPLSSLHRKAQLSINLGIFALGNLVVFLSSSFYLTAVARFVCGCMHGVFFVIATLTCTQVAQKGKESQALALMVSGLTISMVSGVPLGAMIGNTYGYQFLFLCITVLTLCVLLSVMCVMPANIQGQKTNLNGLIDGLKSLQMWRSFLITAGFCGSLFTFYTYVEPFFVDLGGFNHQELSLVLLIYGAFGILGNLIGGKLADKMGAISCLRLTLSLLGLSLFGLFFSIQYPLVAVANFCMVSFWGFACVSSIKMFSLYSAKRYTPKNIESSISLNEASFNLGIAIATLLGGVALANWGVEYNPLIATLIALIALVLLPRKMHFNNH, from the coding sequence ATGAAACTTCATCCGTCTTATTTTTCTATTATTCCTCTTGCCTTGAGCGCCTTTTGTATGGGAGTCGCTGAGCTTTCTATGGCGGGGATTTTAAATAATCTTGCTCAAAGTTTGCAGATCTCGCTCACAGAGGCTGGGTATCTCACAACTCTTTATGCGATAGGGGTGATTGTGGGGGCTCCACTTTTGACTGTTCCGCTGAGTTCCTTGCATCGCAAGGCTCAGTTGAGTATCAACTTAGGGATTTTTGCCTTGGGGAATTTGGTGGTTTTTTTGAGTTCGAGCTTTTATTTGACTGCTGTGGCTAGATTTGTGTGTGGGTGTATGCATGGAGTATTTTTTGTGATTGCAACACTAACTTGCACGCAAGTCGCACAAAAAGGAAAAGAATCTCAAGCATTGGCTTTGATGGTATCAGGGCTTACAATTTCTATGGTAAGTGGTGTGCCATTGGGAGCAATGATTGGAAATACCTATGGATATCAATTTTTGTTTCTCTGTATTACTGTTTTAACTCTTTGTGTTTTGTTGAGTGTGATGTGTGTGATGCCTGCAAATATTCAAGGGCAAAAAACAAATCTCAATGGGCTAATTGATGGCTTAAAAAGCTTGCAAATGTGGAGATCGTTTTTGATTACTGCTGGATTTTGCGGAAGTCTTTTTACTTTTTATACTTATGTTGAGCCTTTTTTTGTGGATTTGGGTGGTTTTAATCATCAAGAGCTGAGTTTAGTCTTATTGATTTATGGGGCTTTTGGGATTTTGGGGAATCTAATTGGAGGAAAATTGGCTGATAAGATGGGAGCAATCTCTTGTTTGAGATTGACATTATCTCTGCTTGGGCTTTCTTTGTTTGGGCTATTTTTTAGTATCCAATATCCTTTGGTGGCTGTGGCAAATTTCTGTATGGTGAGTTTTTGGGGATTTGCCTGTGTTTCATCGATCAAAATGTTTTCACTTTATAGTGCTAAGCGATATACTCCAAAAAATATTGAAAGTTCGATCTCTCTCAATGAAGCGAGTTTCAATCTTGGGATTGCTATTGCTACTTTGCTTGGAGGAGTGGCTCTTGCAAATTGGGGAGTGGAATATAATCCTTTGATTGCGACTTTAATTGCATTGATTGCTTTAGTTTTGCTTCCAAGAAAAATGCATTTCAATAATCATTGA
- a CDS encoding exodeoxyribonuclease III has translation MKLISWNVNGLRACMNKGFMDFFRSVDADVFCIQESKMHQDQASFDFDGYEEFWNSAEKKGYSGVAVFSKKRPLNVTYDMGIEHHDKEGRIICAEFEKFYLVNVYTPNSQRELARLQYRMEWEDDFRAYLKNLERSKPVVVCGDLNVAHQEIDLKNPKTNRKNAGFTDEEREKMSKLLESGFIDTFRYFYPTLEGAYTWWSYMGKARANNTGWRIDYFLCSTSLQDSLVSAKIYPEIMGSDHCPVELIIEG, from the coding sequence ATGAAACTGATTTCGTGGAATGTGAATGGATTGCGAGCGTGTATGAATAAGGGGTTTATGGATTTTTTTAGATCTGTTGATGCAGATGTATTTTGTATTCAAGAATCAAAAATGCATCAAGATCAGGCAAGTTTTGATTTTGATGGATATGAGGAGTTTTGGAACTCTGCAGAGAAGAAGGGATATTCGGGAGTGGCAGTTTTTTCCAAAAAGCGACCTTTAAATGTGACTTATGATATGGGGATAGAGCATCATGATAAAGAGGGAAGAATCATTTGTGCAGAGTTTGAGAAATTTTATCTTGTCAATGTTTATACACCCAACTCTCAAAGAGAGCTTGCACGATTGCAGTATCGTATGGAGTGGGAAGATGATTTTAGGGCGTATTTGAAAAATTTGGAGCGTTCTAAACCTGTGGTTGTATGTGGGGATTTGAATGTCGCACACCAAGAGATTGATTTGAAAAATCCCAAAACAAATCGGAAAAATGCAGGCTTTACTGATGAGGAAAGAGAAAAGATGAGCAAGCTTTTGGAATCGGGATTTATTGATACATTTAGATATTTTTATCCTACTTTGGAGGGAGCATATACTTGGTGGAGTTATATGGGAAAAGCTAGGGCAAACAACACTGGATGGCGGATTGATTATTTCTTGTGTTCAACATCTCTTCAAGATTCTTTAGTGAGTGCAAAAATTTATCCAGAGATTATGGGAAGTGATCACTGTCCAGTAGAGTTGATTATTGAGGGGTGA
- a CDS encoding ATP-dependent helicase, which translates to MPLSNLNPEQKKAATAPMGQNLIIASAGTGKTSTIVGRIAYLLQTGIRAEEILLLTFTNKASSEMIERVGRFFGAELAKKIQSGTFHAVAYKYLKEHLKVSLKQPRELKVLFKSIYERRAFLDTFDSKPYTSQYLYDFYALFLNSGGERSFGEYLEEKAPAQMQFLQIYEGIFDEFDALKREYGYVDYNDLLLLYRSEMKRLQEERGCPFQEILCDEYQDTNPLQESILKTLAPKSLFCVGDYDQSIYAFNGADISIIGNFKIDYPEARVFTLTKNYRSSEMILDLANRVISRNERIYPKGLEVMKEGIFDPPKLLVYDELFLQYQGIAKRIALSGVAHQEIAIIFRNNSSADGIEASLRELGIASRRKGGSSFFETREIALLLDLCACFHNSKDMMAYIHILGYGKGIGNSIAKDIYEALSALGEGDPIVGLLNPKEGIKPYAMRAKSSQLGLFEDFFALENASRFDLIVDEGICSHPMFEHPKLTSEGARFLNLFFLLVKKVRGISHPTFLIQAIRTSSFFGEIIKSLARERAKNKDGSIDSQKEIEAMERIERKVVLLESLSKPYAYLGAFLNAMILGGSEASEGSGVNLLSIHASKGLEFQEVYIVDLMDGRFPNRKLMSKGGSLEEERRLFYVAVTRAKERLFLSYAKKDDLKKLAYEPSIFLYEAGLISNKEND; encoded by the coding sequence ATGCCTTTAAGCAATCTTAATCCCGAGCAAAAAAAAGCAGCAACAGCCCCCATGGGGCAGAATCTGATCATTGCTTCAGCGGGGACTGGAAAAACTTCTACGATTGTGGGGCGTATTGCTTATTTGTTGCAAACTGGGATTAGGGCTGAGGAAATCTTACTTTTGACTTTTACCAATAAGGCAAGCAGTGAAATGATTGAAAGAGTGGGGCGTTTTTTTGGGGCAGAGCTTGCCAAAAAGATCCAATCAGGAACTTTTCATGCTGTAGCTTATAAATATCTCAAAGAACATTTGAAAGTCTCACTTAAACAACCACGAGAGCTCAAGGTTTTGTTTAAAAGTATTTATGAGAGGCGAGCGTTTTTGGATACTTTTGATTCTAAACCTTATACCTCACAATATTTGTATGATTTTTATGCTTTGTTTTTAAATTCTGGAGGGGAGAGAAGCTTTGGGGAATATTTGGAGGAAAAAGCCCCTGCACAAATGCAGTTTTTGCAAATCTATGAGGGTATTTTTGATGAGTTTGATGCACTGAAACGAGAATATGGTTATGTGGATTACAATGACCTTCTTTTACTCTATCGCTCTGAAATGAAAAGATTGCAAGAGGAGAGAGGCTGTCCATTTCAAGAAATTTTATGTGATGAGTATCAAGATACCAATCCTTTGCAAGAATCGATTCTTAAAACTCTTGCTCCAAAGAGCCTATTTTGTGTCGGGGATTATGATCAGAGTATTTATGCTTTTAATGGTGCAGATATTTCTATCATTGGGAATTTTAAGATTGACTATCCAGAGGCAAGAGTTTTTACTTTGACAAAAAACTATCGCTCTAGCGAGATGATTCTAGATCTTGCCAATCGCGTAATTTCACGCAATGAAAGAATCTACCCCAAAGGCTTAGAAGTAATGAAGGAGGGGATCTTTGATCCTCCAAAGCTTTTGGTTTATGATGAGCTTTTTTTGCAATATCAGGGGATTGCTAAGCGCATTGCATTAAGTGGTGTGGCTCATCAAGAGATTGCGATTATTTTTCGCAATAACTCAAGTGCAGATGGAATTGAAGCGAGTTTGAGGGAGCTAGGGATCGCTTCTAGGAGAAAAGGAGGGAGTAGTTTTTTTGAAACAAGGGAAATCGCTCTTTTGCTTGATCTGTGTGCATGCTTTCATAATTCAAAAGATATGATGGCTTACATCCATATTTTGGGTTATGGCAAAGGGATTGGGAATTCTATCGCTAAGGATATTTATGAGGCATTGAGTGCTTTAGGAGAGGGAGATCCTATCGTAGGTCTTTTAAATCCAAAAGAGGGGATTAAACCCTATGCGATGAGGGCAAAATCTTCTCAGCTAGGCTTATTTGAAGATTTCTTTGCGCTAGAAAACGCTTCAAGATTTGATTTGATAGTTGATGAGGGGATTTGTTCTCATCCTATGTTTGAACATCCAAAGCTCACAAGTGAGGGAGCTAGATTCCTTAATCTCTTTTTTTTGTTAGTTAAGAAAGTGCGAGGGATTTCTCATCCAACTTTTTTGATCCAAGCAATCCGCACCTCTTCTTTTTTTGGAGAGATTATCAAATCCCTTGCTAGAGAGAGGGCAAAAAACAAAGATGGAAGCATTGATTCTCAAAAAGAGATAGAAGCGATGGAGAGAATTGAAAGAAAAGTTGTTTTGCTTGAGAGTTTAAGTAAGCCTTATGCTTATTTGGGTGCTTTTTTAAATGCGATGATTTTGGGAGGGAGTGAGGCAAGTGAGGGGAGTGGGGTGAATTTATTGAGTATCCACGCAAGCAAGGGGTTAGAGTTCCAAGAAGTGTATATTGTGGATTTGATGGATGGAAGATTCCCAAATCGCAAATTGATGAGCAAGGGAGGGAGCTTGGAAGAAGAAAGGCGTTTGTTTTATGTGGCTGTAACGCGAGCAAAAGAAAGATTGTTTTTGAGCTATGCTAAGAAAGATGATCTTAAAAAGCTTGCATATGAGCCTTCGATTTTTTTATATGAGGCTGGATTGATTTCAAACAAGGAGAATGATTAA